A stretch of the Polynucleobacter tropicus genome encodes the following:
- the pyk gene encoding pyruvate kinase: MLRATKIIATLGPASEKPEVLRDMIRVGVDVVRMNFSHGTVADHKARHDLVRSISAEVGKEVGIMADLQGPKIRVGKFADTKILLKEGDKFTLDVDCELGNQDCVGLDYKELPNDVKQGDRLLLNDGLVVLRVESVQGGKILTLVEQGGPLSNNKGINRAGGGLTAPALTEKDIADLDAAIAMGVDFLAISFPKDGADMAYARKLADAASKKYGVGKVRTIAKVERAEAIESEALKSIIAESDGIMVARGDLAIEVGNAAVPALQKRMIAWARDADKFTITATQMMESMINAPVPTRAEVSDVANAVLDGTDAVMLSAESAAGMYPVQTIKAMAEICVEAEKSDRVQLDTDFLDQTFTRIDQTIALGALFTAHHLNADAIAALTDSGSTAIWMSRHNIHVPIFALTSKIATQRALSTYRNVTPIGLDYTKDRDTALQEVEACLKGLGAVKKGDTVVLTSGEPMGEPGGTNTLKIIHVK, encoded by the coding sequence ATGCTTAGAGCAACCAAAATCATTGCGACTTTAGGACCAGCTTCTGAAAAGCCGGAAGTGTTACGTGACATGATTCGTGTGGGCGTGGATGTAGTGCGCATGAACTTTTCTCATGGCACTGTTGCTGATCACAAAGCGCGTCATGATTTAGTGCGCAGCATTTCTGCTGAAGTGGGAAAAGAAGTCGGCATCATGGCCGATCTGCAGGGACCGAAGATTCGCGTAGGCAAATTTGCCGACACCAAAATATTGCTCAAAGAAGGCGATAAATTTACCTTGGACGTGGATTGCGAATTAGGTAATCAAGATTGTGTTGGCTTGGATTACAAAGAGCTTCCGAATGATGTGAAGCAGGGCGATCGCTTGCTATTAAACGATGGCTTGGTGGTATTGCGTGTTGAAAGCGTTCAGGGCGGAAAAATATTGACGCTAGTTGAGCAGGGTGGACCGCTTTCTAACAACAAGGGCATTAACCGTGCAGGTGGTGGCTTGACCGCGCCTGCACTCACCGAAAAAGATATTGCTGATTTAGATGCAGCGATTGCAATGGGCGTCGACTTTTTGGCAATTAGCTTCCCCAAAGACGGTGCTGACATGGCTTATGCCCGTAAGCTTGCGGATGCAGCCAGTAAAAAGTATGGTGTTGGTAAGGTCAGAACAATTGCCAAGGTAGAGCGTGCTGAGGCGATCGAATCAGAGGCTTTGAAAAGCATTATTGCTGAGAGTGACGGCATCATGGTGGCGCGCGGTGATCTTGCAATTGAAGTGGGTAACGCCGCAGTACCAGCATTGCAAAAGCGCATGATTGCTTGGGCGCGAGATGCTGATAAGTTCACTATCACAGCAACCCAAATGATGGAATCCATGATTAATGCTCCAGTACCAACTCGTGCTGAAGTAAGTGACGTGGCTAATGCGGTGCTTGATGGTACTGATGCAGTCATGCTCTCAGCAGAGTCTGCAGCGGGTATGTACCCTGTGCAAACCATTAAAGCAATGGCGGAAATTTGTGTAGAGGCTGAAAAGTCTGATCGCGTTCAATTGGATACAGACTTTTTGGATCAAACATTTACACGCATTGATCAGACAATTGCCTTGGGCGCTTTATTTACTGCCCACCATCTCAATGCTGATGCGATCGCTGCTTTAACAGACTCAGGATCAACTGCGATTTGGATGAGTCGCCATAATATTCATGTGCCAATCTTTGCATTGACTTCGAAGATTGCAACACAACGCGCGTTGAGTACCTACCGTAATGTCACCCCCATTGGATTGGATTACACCAAGGATAGAGATACCGCCTTGCAAGAGGTTGAAGCGTGCTTAAAGGGCTTAGGCGCTGTTAAGAAAGGCGATACCGTAGTACTTACCTCAGGCGAGCCAATGGGCGAACCAGGCGGCACCAATACGCTGAAAATCATTCATGTGAAGTAA
- a CDS encoding phosphoglycerate kinase has product MPESLFKVKRLSELAQSGQLKGKRVLIRADLNVPQDDAGNITEDTRIRASMPAVQMCLDAGAAVMVTSHLGRPTEGQFKPEDSLAPVADRIASLLNRKVPLISDWVEGGFEVSPGEVVLLENCRLNVGEKKNSDELAKKIAALCDVYVNDAFGTAHRAEATTNGVAKFAPVACAGPLMAAELDALSRALASPKRPLVAIVAGSKVSSKLTILKALSEKVDELIVGGGIANTFMLAKGLPIGKSLAEPDLVNEAKEIMDLMEKRGAHVPIPEDVVVANELSPLARANRVPADQVADDDMILDIGPKTAARLSIMLAHAGTIVWNGPLGVFEIDQFGGGTKMLAAAIAHSPAFSIAGGGDTLAAIAKYGIENQVDYISTGGGAFLEFLEGKTLPAFAVLAERAKD; this is encoded by the coding sequence ATGCCTGAATCCTTATTTAAAGTGAAGCGTTTAAGCGAATTAGCCCAATCGGGACAATTAAAGGGTAAGCGTGTGCTGATTCGCGCCGACCTCAACGTTCCTCAAGATGATGCTGGAAATATTACTGAGGACACCCGTATTCGTGCATCAATGCCTGCTGTGCAGATGTGTTTAGATGCGGGCGCTGCCGTGATGGTGACATCCCATTTGGGTCGCCCTACTGAAGGTCAATTTAAGCCCGAAGATAGTTTGGCACCAGTTGCGGATCGAATTGCATCATTGCTTAATCGCAAGGTGCCTTTGATTAGCGATTGGGTAGAAGGTGGGTTTGAAGTGAGCCCAGGTGAAGTGGTGCTTCTAGAAAACTGTCGCTTAAATGTCGGTGAGAAAAAGAATAGCGATGAGTTGGCAAAGAAAATTGCCGCACTCTGCGATGTTTATGTAAATGATGCTTTTGGCACTGCGCATCGTGCTGAGGCTACTACAAACGGTGTTGCTAAATTTGCACCAGTCGCTTGCGCTGGTCCGTTGATGGCTGCTGAATTGGATGCATTGAGTCGTGCGCTCGCAAGCCCTAAGCGTCCTTTGGTGGCAATTGTTGCTGGCTCAAAAGTGTCTTCTAAGTTAACTATCTTGAAAGCACTCTCTGAGAAAGTTGATGAGCTGATTGTTGGTGGTGGCATTGCCAATACATTCATGCTGGCTAAAGGTCTGCCTATTGGAAAGTCATTGGCAGAGCCTGATTTGGTGAATGAAGCCAAAGAGATTATGGATCTTATGGAAAAGCGTGGAGCTCATGTACCCATTCCAGAAGATGTGGTGGTTGCGAATGAACTCTCACCATTAGCGCGCGCAAACCGGGTTCCAGCCGATCAAGTTGCTGATGATGACATGATTTTGGACATTGGGCCAAAAACCGCTGCACGACTTTCTATCATGCTGGCTCATGCGGGAACGATTGTTTGGAATGGCCCCCTCGGCGTATTTGAGATTGACCAGTTTGGCGGCGGCACAAAAATGTTGGCAGCTGCAATTGCGCATTCTCCGGCGTTTTCAATTGCTGGCGGTGGTGATACTTTGGCGGCGATCGCTAAATATGGCATTGAAAATCAGGTGGATTACATCTCCACTGGTGGTGGCGCATTCTTAGAGTTTTTAGAGGGCAAAACATTACCCGCCTTTGCGGTACTGGCTGAGAGAGCGAAAGATTAA
- a CDS encoding branched-chain amino acid transaminase — translation MSMSDRDGFIWSDGKLIPWREANVHVLTHSLHYGMGVFEGIRAYKTAQGTAIFRLPEHVKRLFNGTKIFQMSMPYSPEEISKGIIDVINSNKLEACYIRPIIFIGSQKLGISPKGNSIHTAIAAWEWGAYLGEDGINKGIRVKTSSFTRHFVNSSLVRAKASGYYINSILANQEVTANGYDEALLLDTEGYVSEGSGENLFMVRNGIVYTPDLASCLDGITRDSVIQIAKDLGYEVREKRLTRDEVYSADEAFFTGTAAEVTPIRELDDRTIGDGKRGPITEKIQKAYFDAVYGRNDKYKSWLTFVK, via the coding sequence ATGTCGATGTCCGACCGCGATGGTTTTATTTGGTCCGATGGGAAGCTGATTCCTTGGCGTGAAGCTAATGTTCACGTATTAACCCACAGCCTTCATTACGGAATGGGCGTATTTGAGGGTATTCGCGCCTATAAAACAGCCCAAGGCACTGCCATTTTTCGCCTGCCAGAGCACGTAAAACGCTTATTCAATGGCACCAAAATCTTCCAAATGAGCATGCCGTATAGCCCTGAAGAGATCAGCAAGGGCATTATTGACGTCATTAATAGCAATAAGCTCGAAGCCTGCTACATTCGCCCAATTATCTTCATCGGCTCACAAAAGTTAGGCATCTCCCCTAAAGGGAACAGCATTCATACGGCAATCGCCGCTTGGGAATGGGGTGCTTACCTAGGTGAAGACGGCATTAACAAAGGCATTCGCGTTAAAACATCTTCTTTTACACGTCACTTTGTAAACTCATCTTTGGTTCGTGCCAAAGCTTCGGGTTACTACATCAACTCCATTTTGGCTAACCAAGAAGTAACTGCCAATGGATATGACGAAGCCTTATTGCTCGACACAGAAGGCTATGTTTCTGAAGGTTCAGGCGAAAACCTCTTTATGGTTCGCAACGGAATTGTTTACACACCAGACCTAGCTTCTTGCCTGGATGGCATCACACGTGACTCCGTCATTCAGATTGCCAAAGATCTTGGCTATGAAGTACGTGAGAAACGCTTAACTCGTGATGAAGTGTATTCAGCTGACGAAGCATTCTTTACTGGTACTGCTGCCGAAGTAACGCCAATTCGCGAACTTGATGATCGCACGATTGGTGATGGCAAACGCGGCCCGATTACTGAAAAAATTCAGAAGGCTTACTTCGATGCTGTTTACGGCAGAAATGATAAGTACAAATCTTGGCTCACCTTCGTTAAATAA
- a CDS encoding zinc-finger domain-containing protein, giving the protein MTQSQAVMVDGKDLPLHCPTNKTPAWNSHPRVFLDITKTGGAKCPYCGTEYKLIPGTEPHGH; this is encoded by the coding sequence ATGACTCAATCTCAAGCTGTGATGGTCGATGGCAAAGATCTTCCTTTGCACTGCCCCACAAATAAAACGCCTGCATGGAACTCTCATCCACGCGTCTTTTTAGATATCACAAAGACTGGGGGAGCGAAGTGCCCATACTGTGGCACAGAGTACAAGCTGATCCCTGGCACCGAGCCTCACGGGCATTAA
- the waaF gene encoding lipopolysaccharide heptosyltransferase II — protein MQGILIIAPNWIGDAVMTQPLLAALKNQYPDSKIDVLASNWVAPIYRACTEVSDVIEADFQHKQLQWSLRKQLAKDLQSKNYQACFVLPNSLKSALIPWLANIPFRIGYRGELRFGLINVALDNPSKVNRPPMVEHYLALSQLLSDGESIAAGSLTPKLNVASTANQSINKKLSDANLDPNSVFVFCPGAEYGPTKRWPAAHFAALANNLIQTHSNANIILLGGKSDHQLAEEILQQSQNRTNIHNWCGNTSLDEAIALIGAAKAVVSNDSGLMHIAAALKIPQVAIFGSSDPAHTPPLSENAKVIWLNLPCSPCHKKECPLGHLKCLKDILPQQVFATLNTLL, from the coding sequence ATGCAAGGTATTCTGATCATCGCCCCAAACTGGATTGGGGATGCCGTCATGACGCAACCATTATTAGCTGCTCTAAAGAATCAATATCCAGACTCCAAAATTGATGTGCTTGCTAGCAATTGGGTAGCACCTATTTATCGCGCATGCACTGAAGTCAGCGATGTAATCGAAGCTGATTTTCAGCATAAACAATTGCAGTGGAGCTTACGTAAGCAATTAGCAAAAGATCTGCAATCGAAAAACTATCAAGCTTGTTTTGTGCTTCCCAATAGCCTAAAGTCAGCACTCATCCCCTGGCTAGCAAATATTCCTTTTCGCATTGGCTACCGCGGTGAATTACGCTTTGGATTAATTAACGTAGCGCTCGATAATCCAAGCAAAGTAAATCGCCCGCCAATGGTGGAACATTACCTAGCACTGAGTCAACTACTTTCGGATGGAGAGTCAATCGCAGCAGGATCGCTGACGCCCAAGCTCAATGTAGCCTCAACCGCTAACCAATCTATCAACAAAAAATTGTCGGATGCAAATCTTGATCCCAATTCAGTATTTGTCTTTTGTCCAGGCGCTGAATATGGCCCAACAAAACGCTGGCCCGCTGCTCACTTCGCAGCATTAGCAAACAATCTTATCCAAACTCATTCGAATGCAAACATCATTCTTCTGGGCGGCAAGAGCGATCATCAACTAGCCGAAGAAATTCTTCAGCAATCCCAGAATCGAACAAATATTCATAACTGGTGCGGCAACACATCTCTAGATGAGGCCATCGCATTAATTGGCGCAGCTAAAGCGGTTGTCAGCAACGATTCCGGATTGATGCATATTGCCGCAGCCCTCAAAATACCCCAGGTGGCTATCTTTGGTTCAAGTGACCCAGCGCACACCCCTCCTCTGTCAGAGAACGCAAAGGTAATTTGGCTAAACCTACCGTGTAGCCCTTGTCATAAAAAAGAATGCCCTCTTGGCCATCTAAAGTGCCTAAAAGATATCCTCCCGCAACAAGTATTCGCTACACTGAATACATTGCTATAG
- a CDS encoding nuclear transport factor 2 family protein, with the protein MTKLARLFDNADDVVDAWRDALRHRDVQGALAIWMDDDSITCVLPEGHRLSGHAEIREGLERLLSKQALFLEPIACISHSILGAAIYDTTEAVHFRADQIEAEFFLNITLVLLQDSQGWRIAHLHASRSTDDTFDAPSTPHGFH; encoded by the coding sequence ATGACCAAGCTCGCTAGACTTTTTGATAATGCCGATGATGTGGTTGATGCTTGGCGCGATGCTCTGCGTCACCGCGATGTCCAAGGCGCTCTAGCAATTTGGATGGATGATGACTCCATCACCTGTGTACTACCAGAAGGTCATCGACTCAGTGGTCATGCTGAAATCCGGGAAGGCCTAGAAAGATTGCTTTCAAAGCAAGCTTTATTCTTGGAGCCTATCGCTTGTATTAGCCACTCTATTTTGGGTGCGGCGATTTATGACACTACTGAAGCCGTTCATTTCAGAGCAGATCAAATTGAAGCAGAGTTTTTTCTAAACATCACTTTGGTGCTCTTGCAAGATAGTCAAGGTTGGCGCATTGCTCACTTACATGCTAGCCGATCAACTGACGATACCTTCGACGCACCATCAACACCTCACGGCTTCCACTAA
- a CDS encoding DUF2946 family protein, protein MDEKVLRSLIKWPNVPDCYGWLALDRRGQWRMRDEFAQQNGLPGQVIEHSALKEFITRNYACDNAGRYFFQNGPQRVFITITSTPWIARIIPGEDALKIITQCQTEINPSSALSDENGNIYIAGSMKQSIYKDLTAQQFETAECPGIALLHDHDLNQFSELAKLREQACSFGGSWNWQGKQLGLDPILSEELSKYFGFIKDPKPL, encoded by the coding sequence ATGGATGAGAAAGTATTACGCTCACTCATCAAATGGCCCAATGTGCCAGATTGCTATGGCTGGCTTGCTTTAGATCGGAGAGGCCAATGGCGTATGCGTGACGAATTCGCCCAGCAAAATGGATTGCCAGGCCAAGTAATTGAACACAGTGCCCTTAAAGAATTTATTACCCGCAATTACGCTTGCGATAACGCAGGGAGATATTTTTTCCAGAACGGTCCGCAACGGGTATTTATTACCATAACCAGCACCCCATGGATTGCACGCATCATTCCCGGCGAAGATGCCCTAAAGATAATTACACAATGTCAGACTGAGATTAATCCAAGCTCGGCCCTAAGCGATGAGAACGGCAATATTTATATTGCTGGCTCAATGAAGCAAAGCATTTACAAAGATCTAACAGCTCAGCAGTTTGAGACAGCAGAATGCCCCGGGATTGCGCTACTACACGATCACGACTTGAATCAATTTTCTGAGCTAGCTAAATTACGCGAGCAAGCTTGCAGTTTTGGGGGTTCATGGAATTGGCAAGGCAAACAACTAGGACTTGATCCCATACTCTCAGAAGAGCTAAGTAAGTACTTCGGATTCATCAAGGATCCCAAGCCACTTTAA
- a CDS encoding M48 family metalloprotease — protein MKELKLGQNTAIWRRLVAGQLVLALWCSCVPSAYSAGPAPVGDVSVEGNSAAIQNINRAMQSPDARPTNAPTRNNLQSQPTIVLPDMGDPGGDALSRVDERKYGEMIMRQIRPDADYSNDLPIYDYLNQMERRLLQAAKKLQLGGANEQGSSAYNFELFAVKDTSINAFALPGGFIGFHTGLIVSAESDSEVASVMGHETGHVLQRHLARQMDKQTTNTMIAIAGMVLGALAMSRNPQAAAGLMQGGQAAAINNQLSYSRDAEREADRIGFQILDASGYDVNGAPGFFQRLQKATGIMDKGVPTYVRTHPLTTDRIADMQDRARTVPTRNVPTVVEFYFIKARARMEQAGTSSGLYDLKNTFDSLSKQPQVGKQMEGFYGLALIAQRQGKWDQAESDLQQARNLAQKASALGSPIQRQSLSLEITASELALAKGRNEEALQIAQNALRAYPQSYAAGAAMVNAELKMGRTNDAIAWLKARTRAQPNEILWWSMLSNAYDQAKNVPMRHFALGEKYALEGAWPSAIEQLKIARSAGGADFYQSSSIDARLREMQRQYRDELKEQGKQFPG, from the coding sequence ATGAAGGAATTGAAGTTAGGACAAAATACCGCAATTTGGCGCCGCTTGGTAGCAGGTCAGCTTGTGCTGGCTTTATGGTGCTCTTGCGTGCCTTCTGCTTATTCTGCTGGACCTGCTCCAGTAGGCGATGTTTCCGTAGAAGGTAATTCAGCGGCGATCCAGAACATCAATCGCGCTATGCAGTCTCCCGATGCGCGACCTACGAATGCCCCAACCCGAAATAACCTACAAAGCCAGCCAACGATTGTGTTGCCAGATATGGGTGATCCAGGTGGTGATGCCTTAAGTCGCGTAGACGAGCGGAAGTATGGCGAAATGATCATGCGTCAGATTAGACCTGATGCAGATTATTCAAATGATTTGCCTATTTACGATTACCTCAATCAAATGGAGCGACGTCTATTGCAAGCTGCTAAGAAGCTACAACTTGGCGGAGCGAATGAGCAAGGTAGCAGCGCTTACAACTTCGAATTATTTGCCGTGAAGGACACCAGCATTAATGCGTTTGCATTGCCTGGTGGATTTATTGGTTTTCATACGGGCTTGATTGTGAGTGCAGAGTCAGACTCTGAAGTTGCTTCTGTAATGGGTCATGAAACTGGCCACGTATTGCAGCGCCATTTGGCTAGGCAGATGGATAAACAAACCACCAATACGATGATTGCAATCGCGGGTATGGTGTTGGGTGCCTTGGCAATGTCGCGTAATCCTCAAGCGGCAGCGGGTTTAATGCAAGGTGGACAAGCTGCTGCCATTAATAATCAACTTTCTTACTCAAGGGATGCCGAGCGTGAAGCCGATCGCATTGGCTTTCAGATTTTGGATGCCAGTGGCTATGACGTTAATGGTGCTCCTGGATTTTTTCAACGCTTGCAAAAAGCCACTGGAATCATGGACAAGGGCGTTCCTACTTATGTCCGAACTCATCCTCTTACAACAGATCGCATTGCGGATATGCAAGACCGGGCGCGTACTGTTCCAACGCGCAATGTTCCTACTGTTGTGGAGTTTTATTTTATTAAAGCTCGAGCACGAATGGAGCAAGCGGGTACCTCCAGTGGTCTCTACGACTTAAAAAATACATTTGATAGCCTGAGCAAACAGCCTCAAGTGGGCAAGCAAATGGAAGGTTTTTATGGCTTGGCTTTGATCGCGCAACGACAAGGGAAATGGGATCAAGCTGAGTCTGATTTGCAACAAGCGCGTAATTTAGCTCAAAAGGCAAGTGCACTAGGTTCCCCAATTCAGCGTCAAAGTTTATCGCTTGAAATTACCGCCTCTGAATTGGCATTGGCAAAAGGAAGAAATGAAGAGGCGCTGCAGATCGCGCAGAATGCATTACGCGCCTACCCCCAGTCATATGCTGCTGGTGCCGCAATGGTCAATGCGGAGCTCAAAATGGGACGCACAAACGATGCTATTGCTTGGTTAAAGGCGCGCACACGTGCGCAGCCTAATGAAATCCTTTGGTGGAGCATGCTTTCTAATGCATATGATCAAGCGAAAAATGTTCCCATGCGTCACTTTGCTTTGGGTGAAAAGTATGCTCTAGAGGGGGCTTGGCCTTCCGCTATTGAGCAGCTCAAGATTGCACGAAGTGCGGGGGGTGCCGATTTTTATCAAAGCTCCAGCATTGATGCACGTCTTAGAGAGATGCAGAGGCAATATCGAGACGAGTTAAAGGAGCAGGGAAAACAATTCCCTGGCTAG
- the moaC gene encoding cyclic pyranopterin monophosphate synthase MoaC encodes MNKLTHFDASGQAHMVNVGEKPHTHRIAIATGKITMLPETFKMVEGGTHKKGDVLGIARIAGIQASKKTSELIPLCHPLALTHVSLEFRLDPKTNSIGCQVRAETTGPTGVEMEALTAIQVALLTIYDMCKAVDRGMVMGEVMLLEKSGGKSGPWAAEK; translated from the coding sequence ATGAACAAACTAACTCATTTTGATGCTAGTGGCCAAGCCCATATGGTAAATGTGGGAGAAAAGCCCCATACGCATCGTATAGCCATTGCGACAGGCAAAATTACGATGCTTCCAGAGACCTTCAAAATGGTCGAGGGCGGCACTCATAAAAAGGGTGATGTTCTTGGAATTGCCAGAATTGCAGGTATCCAGGCATCTAAAAAAACCTCGGAATTAATTCCGCTATGCCACCCGCTGGCATTAACCCACGTCAGCCTAGAGTTTCGTCTAGACCCAAAAACCAATAGCATTGGCTGTCAAGTTAGAGCAGAAACAACTGGGCCAACTGGCGTAGAAATGGAAGCCCTCACTGCAATCCAAGTGGCCTTACTCACAATTTATGACATGTGCAAAGCAGTTGATAGAGGAATGGTGATGGGTGAAGTAATGCTTTTAGAAAAGAGTGGGGGTAAGTCTGGCCCTTGGGCAGCGGAGAAGTAA
- a CDS encoding pilin — translation MKTSSQEIQKAQDQGEAGFTLIEVMVVVAIIGILVAVAVPQYQDYIARTRVVEGMNLSSSAKLAVTEAFASRGTVPMDEATHGSFSFTPTRSVKLIEITPSGAIAIDYQISVAPEGKNTLHLVPTNEPDANSPKPIDLSMPEGATWAGGWSCRSTQTNLIPQLLPSECRISK, via the coding sequence ATGAAAACAAGTTCTCAAGAAATTCAAAAGGCACAAGATCAAGGTGAGGCTGGATTTACGTTGATTGAAGTGATGGTTGTGGTGGCCATTATTGGCATCTTAGTAGCGGTAGCAGTGCCGCAGTATCAAGACTATATTGCTCGAACTCGTGTTGTAGAGGGAATGAATCTATCGTCAAGCGCCAAGCTTGCTGTAACGGAAGCATTTGCTAGTCGCGGAACTGTTCCTATGGATGAGGCTACCCACGGCTCTTTTAGTTTTACCCCAACACGAAGTGTGAAGTTGATTGAGATTACACCATCAGGTGCTATCGCAATTGACTACCAGATCAGCGTAGCGCCAGAAGGGAAAAATACTTTGCACCTGGTGCCCACTAATGAACCTGATGCAAATTCACCGAAACCAATTGATTTATCTATGCCAGAAGGTGCAACCTGGGCAGGCGGCTGGTCTTGTAGATCCACTCAAACCAATTTGATACCGCAGTTATTACCTTCAGAGTGCAGAATCAGTAAGTAA
- a CDS encoding TerC family protein: MDFSAFSGPAFWAALLSIIVANILLSGDNAVVIALASRNLPAHQQKKAIFWGSAAAIILRVVLTVTAVQLLTLPYLKIIGAILLVYIGVQLLADSDDEGEMEGSSNIWGAIRTILVADLVMSLDNVLAVAAAAQKGPEETRLALLIIGLGLSIPLIIFGSTMLLKVMDRFPIIITLGAGLLGLLAGGMLVEDPAIKESMQAAFEDAHMIFEGIGVAIVILLGTYLKKKNASKEAK; encoded by the coding sequence ATGGATTTTTCAGCATTTTCAGGCCCAGCGTTTTGGGCTGCACTTTTATCGATTATTGTTGCCAACATCTTGTTATCGGGAGATAACGCGGTGGTGATTGCTTTGGCATCACGTAACTTGCCCGCACATCAGCAAAAGAAGGCGATTTTTTGGGGTAGTGCTGCAGCAATTATCTTGCGCGTCGTGTTGACCGTGACCGCAGTGCAGCTATTGACCTTGCCCTATCTGAAGATCATTGGCGCGATTCTATTGGTGTATATCGGGGTGCAGTTATTGGCTGATAGTGATGATGAAGGGGAGATGGAAGGTAGCTCCAATATTTGGGGCGCTATTCGCACCATTCTGGTTGCTGACTTGGTGATGAGTTTAGATAACGTGCTGGCTGTTGCTGCTGCCGCTCAAAAAGGGCCGGAAGAAACTCGCTTGGCTTTACTCATCATTGGTCTTGGCTTGTCTATTCCATTGATTATTTTTGGCAGCACGATGTTGTTAAAAGTAATGGATCGCTTTCCAATCATTATTACTTTAGGTGCTGGCTTATTGGGTCTTTTGGCTGGCGGTATGTTGGTGGAAGACCCTGCAATTAAAGAGTCAATGCAGGCTGCATTTGAAGATGCTCACATGATCTTTGAGGGTATTGGGGTGGCGATCGTGATTTTGCTGGGTACATATTTGAAGAAAAAAAATGCCAGCAAAGAGGCTAAATAA
- the sucD gene encoding succinate--CoA ligase subunit alpha, whose translation MSILINKNTKVITQGITGKTGQFHTEKCQEYANGKNCFVAGVNPKKAGESIFDIPIYATVKEAAQQTGATTSVIYVPPPGAAAAIWEAVDADLDFVICITEGIPVRDMLEVRNKMKAKEAKGGKKTLLLGPNCPGIITPDEIKIGIMPGHIHKKGRIGVVSRSGTLTYEAVGQLTAIGLGQSTAVGIGGDPINGLKHIDVMRMFNEDPETDAVIMIGEIGGPDEAEAARWCKENMKKPVVGFIAGVTAPPGKRMGHAGALISGGADTADAKLAVMEECGFKVTKNPSEMAALLKAML comes from the coding sequence ATGTCTATTTTGATTAATAAAAACACCAAAGTCATTACACAAGGTATTACTGGTAAGACCGGTCAGTTTCATACTGAAAAATGTCAGGAATACGCAAACGGCAAAAACTGTTTTGTTGCTGGCGTGAATCCGAAAAAAGCTGGCGAATCTATTTTTGATATTCCAATTTATGCGACAGTAAAAGAGGCTGCACAGCAAACAGGTGCAACAACCTCAGTTATTTATGTTCCGCCTCCTGGCGCAGCTGCCGCAATTTGGGAGGCTGTTGATGCTGACCTTGATTTTGTTATCTGTATTACAGAAGGCATTCCAGTGCGCGACATGCTTGAAGTACGTAACAAAATGAAAGCTAAAGAAGCAAAGGGCGGCAAAAAAACTTTATTGCTTGGCCCTAACTGCCCAGGAATCATTACTCCTGATGAAATCAAAATCGGCATCATGCCTGGCCATATTCACAAGAAAGGCCGCATTGGCGTTGTAAGTCGTTCTGGTACTTTGACATACGAAGCTGTTGGTCAATTAACTGCAATTGGCTTAGGTCAATCTACAGCAGTTGGTATTGGTGGTGATCCAATCAATGGTCTCAAGCATATTGATGTAATGCGCATGTTCAACGAAGATCCAGAAACTGATGCTGTCATCATGATCGGTGAAATCGGTGGTCCAGATGAGGCTGAAGCAGCGCGCTGGTGCAAAGAAAACATGAAGAAGCCAGTAGTTGGCTTTATCGCTGGCGTAACTGCTCCTCCTGGAAAGCGTATGGGTCATGCTGGCGCATTGATTTCTGGTGGTGCTGATACTGCGGATGCCAAGCTCGCTGTAATGGAAGAGTGCGGCTTCAAGGTAACTAAGAACCCATCTGAGATGGCTGCGCTATTAAAGGCAATGTTGTAA